A section of the Clostridium felsineum DSM 794 genome encodes:
- a CDS encoding CBO0543 family protein, whose amino-acid sequence MNKEYIIYIFESILIIFLLFRFIPKDKIREAHVAYLFKLVITWLVGLIVAEYRLIEYPVRMFPYATKANFLFEFFLYPSICTLFIVNYPEKKNIFSKFMYYFYYCSSLTIFEIFQERYTKVLTYIHWTWYITWITFFITFFLAQKYNKWFFSKVKIVKK is encoded by the coding sequence ATGAACAAGGAATATATAATTTATATTTTTGAATCAATACTAATTATATTTTTGTTATTTCGTTTTATTCCTAAAGATAAAATTCGTGAAGCACATGTGGCATATTTATTTAAGTTAGTAATAACATGGTTAGTTGGATTAATAGTAGCGGAATATAGGCTTATTGAATATCCTGTTAGAATGTTTCCTTATGCAACTAAAGCAAATTTTTTATTTGAGTTTTTCCTATATCCTTCTATCTGTACATTATTCATAGTAAATTATCCTGAAAAGAAAAATATTTTTAGTAAATTTATGTATTATTTTTATTACTGTAGTTCATTAACAATTTTTGAAATATTTCAAGAAAGATATACGAAGGTTCTAACGTATATACATTGGACTTGGTATATAACGTGGATTACATTTTTTATTACGTTTTTTTTAGCGCAAAAATATAATAAGTGGTTTTTTAGTAAAGTTAAAATAGTTAAAAAATAA
- a CDS encoding MBL fold metallo-hydrolase, which yields MEIKAVKLYEGGFMTQDFAFGGTLDKAQLDEAKIYESSLQNYVIDTGNEVILIDTGVPSEVPDAPAKEGQKIYQGHKIEDYLSALNSLGYKKEQVTKILLTHKHPDHSGELRSFPNAKIYLSQKEAAALKLDGENIVRAEFKDGPYHNFDKSEKITEGVYFIPAPGHTTGNSIVIVEKDGIFYMIHGDVTYTDAALIENQLSVVFEDKEAAKETLKSVRGFIKNNPTVYLSTHTPEALKHLDGKEIMKL from the coding sequence ATGGAAATTAAAGCTGTTAAATTATATGAGGGTGGTTTCATGACACAAGATTTCGCTTTTGGAGGTACTTTAGATAAAGCACAGTTGGATGAAGCAAAAATATATGAGTCAAGTCTTCAAAATTATGTTATTGATACAGGAAATGAAGTTATATTAATAGATACAGGAGTTCCGTCTGAAGTACCTGATGCACCAGCAAAAGAAGGACAAAAGATATACCAAGGACATAAGATAGAAGATTATTTGTCGGCATTAAATTCTCTTGGATATAAGAAAGAACAAGTTACTAAAATATTATTAACTCATAAGCACCCAGATCATTCTGGTGAGTTAAGAAGTTTTCCAAATGCAAAAATTTATCTTTCACAAAAAGAAGCAGCTGCATTAAAGCTTGATGGTGAAAATATTGTAAGGGCAGAATTCAAAGATGGTCCGTATCATAATTTTGATAAAAGTGAAAAAATAACAGAGGGAGTGTACTTTATTCCAGCACCGGGACATACTACTGGAAACTCTATTGTAATTGTAGAAAAGGATGGCATATTCTATATGATACATGGAGATGTAACTTATACTGATGCTGCACTTATAGAAAATCAATTATCTGTTGTGTTTGAAGATAAGGAAGCTGCAAAAGAAACTCTCAAAAGTGTAAGGGGATTTATAAAAAATAATCCAACTGTATATCTTTCAACACATACACCAGAAGCACTTAAGCACTTAGATGGAAAAGAAATTATGAAGCTATAA
- a CDS encoding GNAT family N-acetyltransferase codes for MNDELFNRNGSVEGERLRLVPLNTQQLKLSLEDYMKFQKSLELKVGYNVLDGEMQYAMKIRLKKVLEDPENWLWLTNWAIVLKEQKEIVGFIMLKGYPNKLGEVIMGYGINEGHRKNGYATEAVKVMKRWIFKDPKTLCIVADTEKDNILSHKVLINAGAVKYKENDEIVWWKIEKN; via the coding sequence ATGAATGATGAACTATTTAATAGAAATGGCAGCGTAGAAGGAGAAAGATTAAGGCTAGTACCACTAAATACACAACAACTTAAATTATCTTTAGAAGACTACATGAAATTTCAGAAATCTTTAGAATTAAAGGTAGGTTACAATGTTTTAGATGGAGAAATGCAATATGCTATGAAGATAAGATTAAAGAAAGTATTAGAAGACCCTGAAAATTGGTTGTGGTTAACAAATTGGGCTATAGTACTTAAAGAGCAAAAGGAAATAGTTGGTTTTATAATGCTTAAGGGATATCCTAATAAGCTAGGTGAAGTAATTATGGGATATGGTATAAATGAAGGACATAGAAAAAATGGATATGCCACTGAAGCTGTAAAGGTAATGAAACGATGGATTTTTAAGGATCCTAAAACACTTTGTATTGTTGCAGATACAGAAAAAGATAATATATTATCTCATAAGGTTTTAATAAATGCAGGTGCAGTTAAGTATAAGGAAAATGATGAAATAGTATGGTGGAAAATAGAAAAAAATTAA
- a CDS encoding radical SAM protein, with product MAHYRKKAITFFVSNTCNLACTYCYIPKREIIKGSIDIEFARAGLKEFFETTGIYAIRFFSSGEATVQFDKMKEILQEARKLANGNKVQVELQTNGFFNDEVADWVDKNVDILWISFDGPAEINDCQRPTVGNKPSSEIVLKNIKRFVNNPKMQFGVRATILPQNFDKQVELIEYFKELRIKWVCGAPTYSSPVNEKVHIPTLLNFAKGFVPAFYRAQELGMFYQTHLMYNFDEEVTCNCRSCTTPITPELTTDGYVSCCDWGSFGPEHLPGTLQQCIYGKWDKENKKIIYFEDKVKRIQDRNVDVLGQGDCKGCEYLKNCAGGCIGKVMSVSGDLHKKDPNWCQAVHYLGQHIKRNTGLYPVRHS from the coding sequence ATGGCACATTACAGAAAAAAAGCAATAACTTTTTTTGTTAGTAACACATGTAATTTAGCATGTACGTATTGTTATATTCCAAAACGTGAAATAATAAAAGGTTCTATTGATATTGAATTTGCAAGAGCAGGATTAAAAGAATTTTTTGAGACAACAGGAATATATGCAATTAGATTTTTTAGCTCAGGTGAAGCTACAGTTCAGTTTGATAAAATGAAGGAAATTTTACAAGAAGCACGAAAATTAGCAAATGGAAATAAAGTACAAGTTGAACTGCAAACTAATGGATTTTTCAATGATGAAGTAGCTGATTGGGTGGATAAAAATGTAGATATTTTATGGATATCTTTTGATGGACCAGCAGAAATTAATGATTGTCAAAGACCAACAGTAGGAAATAAGCCTTCTAGTGAAATTGTACTAAAAAATATAAAAAGATTTGTTAATAATCCCAAAATGCAGTTTGGGGTAAGAGCAACAATTTTACCACAAAATTTTGATAAACAAGTGGAATTGATAGAATATTTTAAGGAACTAAGAATAAAATGGGTTTGTGGTGCACCAACTTATAGTTCACCTGTTAATGAGAAGGTACATATACCAACTCTTTTAAATTTTGCCAAAGGTTTTGTACCAGCTTTTTATAGAGCACAAGAATTAGGTATGTTCTATCAAACTCATCTTATGTATAACTTTGATGAAGAAGTAACGTGCAATTGTCGTTCATGTACTACACCTATTACACCTGAGCTTACTACAGATGGATATGTATCTTGTTGTGATTGGGGATCATTTGGTCCTGAACATCTTCCAGGTACATTACAACAATGTATTTATGGAAAATGGGATAAAGAAAATAAGAAAATAATATATTTTGAAGACAAAGTTAAGCGTATTCAAGATAGAAATGTAGATGTATTAGGACAAGGGGATTGCAAGGGATGTGAATACCTTAAAAATTGTGCAGGGGGTTGTATTGGTAAAGTTATGTCTGTATCAGGTGATCTGCACAAAAAAGATCCTAATTGGTGTCAGGCAGTGCATTACCTTGGACAACATATAAAAAGAAATACAGGACTTTATCCAGTTCGTCATTCTTAA
- a CDS encoding helix-turn-helix transcriptional regulator: MKNRLEEIRKRHDIKQEELAVALEVSRQTIGSLENGRYNPSIILAFKIARYFNMSIEEIFIYEEEKK; the protein is encoded by the coding sequence GTGAAAAATAGATTAGAAGAAATACGAAAAAGACATGACATAAAGCAAGAAGAATTGGCAGTAGCACTTGAAGTATCAAGACAAACAATAGGCTCTCTAGAAAATGGTAGATATAATCCATCCATAATATTGGCGTTTAAAATTGCAAGATATTTTAATATGAGTATTGAAGAAATATTTATTTACGAGGAGGAGAAAAAATGA
- a CDS encoding sulfite exporter TauE/SafE family protein, translating into MLQYIIVCPLAFLAGFVDSIAGGGGLISIPAYIFAGIPIHFAIGTNKMSSCMGTIISTYRYAKDGYIKLKLGLLSAICALIGSPIGATLSLKISDRYFKILMLIILPITAFYVLNRRSLKDNKEISINYKTYGICMIIAFILGIYDGFYGPGTGTFLILLLTGVAKLSLNTSAGTTKAINLASNIAGLITFIISGKVLLVLGITAGIFSILGNYIGAGYFTKSGVKIVRPVIMIVVAVFFVKILLELF; encoded by the coding sequence ATGCTTCAGTATATTATAGTATGTCCATTAGCTTTTCTAGCAGGTTTTGTAGATTCAATTGCAGGAGGAGGGGGACTCATATCGATCCCAGCATACATCTTTGCAGGTATTCCTATTCATTTTGCTATTGGGACAAACAAAATGAGTTCGTGCATGGGAACAATTATATCTACATATCGCTATGCAAAGGATGGATATATAAAATTAAAACTAGGACTTCTAAGTGCAATTTGTGCATTGATAGGTTCGCCAATAGGAGCTACATTATCTTTAAAAATTAGCGACCGATATTTTAAAATATTAATGTTAATTATTTTACCTATTACTGCATTTTATGTTTTGAATAGGCGTAGTCTTAAGGATAATAAGGAAATCTCAATAAATTATAAGACTTATGGTATATGTATGATAATCGCATTTATTCTAGGTATATATGATGGCTTTTATGGACCAGGGACAGGTACATTCTTGATATTGCTTTTAACAGGAGTTGCTAAGCTAAGTTTAAATACATCAGCAGGAACAACAAAAGCTATTAATTTAGCTTCAAATATAGCAGGCTTAATAACATTTATAATAAGTGGGAAAGTACTTCTAGTTTTAGGGATAACAGCAGGAATATTTAGTATATTAGGAAATTACATTGGAGCTGGATATTTTACTAAAAGTGGAGTCAAAATTGTACGACCTGTTATTATGATTGTGGTAGCAGTTTTTTTTGTTAAAATACTACTTGAGTTATTTTAG
- a CDS encoding glycoside hydrolase family 30 protein gives MLSIKKKLLLISTIVTMCCFTVGLTQAVRASTVQVTVTSKDGSNATVMPSINMKDTQISTGDNYIQVFPQEKRQQMLGIGGAVTESAAYSISTMPIDIQKKIYDAYFSDTGSNYSVIRMPIGSCDFTLSGYSYDDGDADTNLNNFSIDKDKKYLIPAVKRALSYNSNLKVFSAPWAPPAWMKNSGVRAGKGPALPIIGDGIFKNCEIKPEYYQSYANYLSKYIEAYKNLGIKVWALSVQNEAENAAPWEAATYTPEQMANFVGNYLGPTFNRKGINSKILIWDWDKGNDPVHRDGFINFNTKVLSDPNAAKYIYGTAFHWYAGDLWHEITGKPMWSTDFYSLSTVKNKFPQNHLLATEGCEENGPWLNSWEPAARYIYDMINDFENNTETWIDWNIVLRSDGGPTHDVKNLCHAPIMVNSQTNEVNFNPSYYVLKQFSQNVRPGSYNIETTASLPKVAGTSGIFKTAFINPSDNTVSLFVGNTSDKDQTIKIVEGSQGFVVNIKANSLMTFKYSLSGI, from the coding sequence ATGTTATCAATAAAGAAAAAATTGCTTTTAATTTCTACTATAGTTACAATGTGCTGTTTTACAGTAGGTTTAACTCAAGCTGTTAGAGCAAGTACTGTTCAGGTTACTGTGACCTCAAAGGATGGGAGTAATGCAACTGTAATGCCTAGTATTAATATGAAGGATACTCAAATAAGTACAGGTGATAATTACATACAGGTATTTCCTCAAGAAAAACGTCAACAAATGCTTGGGATAGGTGGTGCTGTAACAGAATCAGCAGCATATAGCATAAGTACAATGCCTATAGACATTCAAAAGAAAATATATGATGCATATTTTTCAGATACTGGTTCCAACTATTCAGTAATACGTATGCCTATTGGATCTTGTGATTTTACATTAAGTGGATATTCCTATGACGATGGTGATGCTGATACTAATTTGAATAATTTTAGTATAGATAAAGATAAAAAATACTTGATTCCAGCAGTTAAGAGAGCTCTTAGTTATAATAGTAATCTTAAAGTATTTTCTGCACCTTGGGCTCCACCAGCATGGATGAAAAATAGTGGAGTAAGAGCAGGTAAAGGTCCAGCACTTCCTATAATAGGTGATGGTATATTTAAAAATTGTGAGATAAAGCCTGAATATTATCAAAGCTATGCTAACTACCTTAGCAAATATATTGAAGCATACAAAAATTTGGGTATAAAGGTATGGGCTTTATCAGTACAAAATGAAGCTGAAAATGCAGCGCCTTGGGAAGCGGCTACTTATACACCCGAACAGATGGCTAACTTTGTTGGAAACTATCTAGGTCCTACATTTAATAGGAAAGGCATCAATTCAAAAATATTAATTTGGGATTGGGATAAGGGAAATGACCCAGTACATCGAGATGGCTTTATAAATTTCAATACTAAGGTATTATCAGATCCTAATGCTGCAAAATATATATATGGAACTGCCTTTCATTGGTATGCAGGGGATCTTTGGCATGAAATAACAGGAAAGCCAATGTGGTCAACGGATTTTTATAGTTTAAGTACAGTTAAAAATAAATTTCCACAAAACCATCTTCTTGCAACTGAAGGGTGTGAGGAGAATGGACCTTGGCTTAATTCTTGGGAACCCGCAGCAAGATATATTTATGATATGATTAACGATTTCGAAAATAACACTGAAACCTGGATAGATTGGAATATAGTATTAAGAAGTGATGGGGGACCAACTCATGATGTTAAGAATTTATGTCATGCGCCAATAATGGTCAATTCACAAACAAATGAGGTTAACTTCAATCCATCTTATTATGTATTAAAGCAATTTAGTCAAAATGTACGTCCGGGGTCTTATAATATTGAGACAACAGCAAGTTTGCCTAAGGTAGCTGGTACAAGTGGAATATTTAAAACAGCATTTATAAATCCATCGGATAATACGGTATCTTTATTTGTAGGAAACACATCTGATAAGGATCAAACTATAAAGATTGTTGAGGGTAGTCAAGGGTTTGTAGTAAATATTAAGGCAAATTCTTTAATGACATTTAAATATAGCTTAAGTGGGATTTAG
- a CDS encoding alpha/beta hydrolase family protein, whose product MKLIFESDTFSFELIRTMGYAVCKGADIGECINTAYRIKDNDFQSWYSEWFKTAERTQQIANKCSQKGNRVSSSEAYLRASNYYRTAELFCREDSNEAKGEECYTKGRENFIKAVNSSELTLEQVKIPYENTTLPGYFFKVDNSGKSRPTLIAMTGYDGTAEELYFIIGHAAINRGYNVLAFEGPGQGAALRFQKLYFRHDWENVVTPVVDYLLSRTDVDSKKIAIAGFSLGGYLAPRAVAFEHRISACIANSGILSFLEGVLKEQANSEYIQNELKKEDSVEINAAIKKRMETNTSLRWAIRSGFLNFNVNTPHKLLKEYNKFTLKGITDKINCPTLICDSDEEHFFSDQSKKLFDLLKCDKEFIVFTEDEGAGLHCQAGAQSLSNQRIFDWLDKILDV is encoded by the coding sequence ATGAAATTAATATTTGAAAGTGATACTTTTTCATTTGAGTTAATAAGAACAATGGGATATGCGGTATGCAAGGGAGCTGATATAGGAGAGTGTATTAATACTGCCTATAGAATAAAAGATAATGATTTTCAAAGTTGGTATAGTGAATGGTTTAAAACCGCAGAACGTACACAACAAATTGCTAACAAGTGTTCTCAGAAGGGAAATAGAGTAAGCTCTAGTGAAGCTTATCTTCGTGCTTCAAATTATTATAGAACTGCAGAACTTTTTTGCCGTGAAGATAGTAATGAGGCAAAAGGTGAGGAGTGCTATACTAAAGGTCGTGAGAACTTTATTAAAGCTGTAAATTCATCTGAACTAACATTAGAGCAAGTAAAAATACCTTATGAAAACACGACTTTACCAGGTTACTTTTTTAAAGTTGATAATTCGGGTAAGAGTAGACCAACGTTAATAGCCATGACAGGATATGATGGAACAGCAGAAGAACTATATTTTATCATCGGGCATGCAGCTATTAATAGAGGATATAATGTGTTAGCATTTGAGGGTCCAGGACAAGGTGCTGCTTTACGTTTTCAAAAACTTTATTTTAGACACGATTGGGAAAATGTTGTTACACCTGTTGTAGATTATTTATTAAGCAGAACTGACGTTGATTCAAAGAAAATTGCAATTGCAGGATTTAGTTTAGGGGGATATCTTGCCCCAAGAGCAGTTGCATTCGAACATAGAATTTCTGCATGTATTGCAAATAGTGGTATTTTAAGTTTTTTAGAGGGAGTATTAAAAGAACAGGCTAATTCTGAGTATATACAAAATGAACTCAAAAAAGAAGATTCTGTTGAAATAAATGCTGCTATAAAAAAACGTATGGAAACAAATACTTCATTAAGATGGGCGATACGTAGTGGATTTTTAAATTTCAATGTTAATACTCCTCATAAATTGTTAAAAGAATATAACAAATTTACTCTTAAGGGGATTACAGACAAAATAAATTGTCCAACTTTAATCTGCGACTCTGATGAAGAGCATTTTTTTAGTGATCAATCCAAAAAGTTATTTGATCTTTTAAAATGTGATAAAGAATTTATTGTTTTTACAGAAGATGAAGGTGCAGGATTACATTGTCAAGCAGGTGCACAATCCCTTTCTAACCAAAGAATTTTTGACTGGCTTGATAAAATATTAGATGTTTAA
- a CDS encoding thioesterase II family protein, translating to MLQIIEDDWFLKKTLGDTKNSKVRLFLFPPAGGDISTYFSWEKSFPIYTETCFLKLPGRGKRIDEPLISNIDIIVDNIIDEMKNMQDVPFLFFGHSMGALIAYETALRCYKMKLKLPEKLIVSGMKAPDILSDINKKRNHIKLHNLDTEQLRNTILNLGGMPDIFKENEEFLDILIPIFRNDLKLCETYEKDGNTKLPIDIDILGGDRDALSSIEELEGWRKCSLNNVKTKYFKGGHFYFCDNMEEFIKFISESIGNVKDNYKKKAISV from the coding sequence ATGTTGCAAATAATTGAGGATGATTGGTTTCTAAAAAAAACATTAGGTGATACGAAAAATTCTAAGGTGAGACTTTTCTTATTTCCTCCAGCAGGTGGTGATATTTCAACATATTTTTCATGGGAAAAGAGTTTTCCAATATATACCGAAACATGCTTTTTAAAATTACCAGGAAGAGGTAAAAGGATTGATGAACCATTAATTTCTAATATTGATATTATAGTTGATAATATTATAGATGAGATGAAAAATATGCAGGATGTTCCCTTCTTATTTTTTGGACATAGTATGGGAGCTTTGATAGCTTACGAAACAGCACTTAGATGCTATAAAATGAAATTAAAACTTCCTGAAAAACTAATAGTATCTGGAATGAAGGCACCGGATATACTAAGCGATATTAATAAGAAAAGAAATCATATTAAGTTGCATAATTTGGACACTGAGCAATTAAGAAATACTATTCTAAATTTAGGTGGTATGCCAGATATTTTTAAAGAAAACGAAGAATTTTTGGATATTTTAATTCCTATTTTTAGAAATGATTTAAAACTTTGTGAGACATATGAGAAAGATGGTAATACAAAATTACCGATTGATATTGACATATTAGGCGGAGATAGAGATGCGCTTTCATCAATAGAAGAATTGGAAGGTTGGAGGAAATGTTCTTTGAATAACGTTAAGACTAAATATTTCAAAGGAGGACATTTTTATTTTTGCGATAACATGGAAGAATTTATAAAATTTATTTCTGAATCTATAGGTAATGTAAAAGATAATTATAAAAAAAAGGCTATTAGTGTATAA
- a CDS encoding electron transfer flavoprotein subunit beta/FixA family protein, whose product MKILVTVKQIINRDNGDSELNANDLNAVELALSIKDELKDCKVSVISMGAMQVQKVIRSYLALGADEGIIVTDRQFEGADTLATSETISKAVNYKNGYDLIICGTHSSDAGTGQVGPELAEKLNWPQITNVKELVEINEEFISCKRKVEDCFITEQVKLPAVITVLEGINEPRTKTLRGVMMATKKEIQVLTNSELMIPENRCGIAGSATKVNKVENEKVATKGNFVSIDEENINQAYECILG is encoded by the coding sequence GTGAAAATATTAGTTACTGTAAAACAAATTATTAACCGTGATAACGGTGATAGTGAGTTAAACGCAAATGATTTAAATGCAGTTGAATTAGCACTTAGTATAAAAGATGAACTTAAGGATTGCAAGGTTTCTGTAATAAGCATGGGAGCAATGCAAGTGCAGAAAGTTATTCGTAGTTACTTAGCACTAGGAGCTGATGAAGGGATAATAGTAACCGATAGACAATTTGAAGGGGCAGATACATTGGCAACTAGTGAAACCATTAGTAAAGCAGTAAATTATAAAAATGGCTATGATCTGATTATTTGTGGAACTCACTCATCAGATGCAGGAACAGGACAAGTTGGTCCTGAATTAGCAGAGAAGCTAAATTGGCCTCAAATTACTAATGTAAAGGAACTTGTTGAAATTAATGAAGAATTTATATCATGCAAAAGAAAGGTAGAAGACTGTTTTATTACAGAACAAGTAAAGTTGCCAGCAGTTATAACTGTTTTAGAAGGTATAAATGAGCCAAGAACAAAAACTCTTAGAGGTGTAATGATGGCAACAAAAAAAGAAATACAAGTTTTAACTAATAGCGAATTAATGATTCCTGAAAACAGATGTGGAATTGCAGGATCAGCTACTAAGGTAAACAAAGTTGAAAATGAAAAAGTGGCTACTAAAGGCAATTTTGTTTCTATAGATGAAGAAAATATTAATCAAGCATATGAGTGCATACTGGGCTAG
- a CDS encoding electron transfer flavoprotein subunit alpha/FixB family protein has protein sequence MDKSFCSKSVLVIADVWSKQSENSVARLVSKANQLSEKLNTVVNVCMFGVEIDDSIQMIKAYGVKNIFYKKFGDTSQITDEKLTNLSYELIKKIEPQIVLYPITVRMKSISARLAARLETGLTADCIDFSIDSETNLLLQKRPAFEDSVIATITCPDKLPQMATANPLSFELKEKTIDEIEVVNIDDFSFKTKDKVSVLEIEKIGEETIDEEGKSKIVVGIGRGVNKDDLQQIKLLVKKLNARLVASRAVVDNGLLDYKYQIGLSGKEITCETYIAFGISGMMQHMSGLKSYKNLIAVNTDESARIMSFANYGICDTTENVVKHMLNYLENRN, from the coding sequence ATGGATAAATCATTTTGCTCAAAAAGTGTATTAGTTATAGCAGATGTTTGGTCAAAACAATCTGAAAATTCTGTTGCAAGACTTGTATCTAAAGCTAACCAGTTATCAGAAAAACTGAATACTGTAGTTAATGTTTGTATGTTTGGAGTTGAAATTGATGATAGTATACAAATGATTAAAGCATACGGCGTTAAAAATATATTTTATAAAAAATTCGGGGATACGTCTCAAATAACAGATGAAAAGCTTACTAATCTATCATATGAACTTATAAAAAAGATAGAACCTCAAATAGTTTTATATCCAATAACTGTTCGTATGAAATCTATTTCTGCAAGATTAGCAGCAAGATTAGAAACTGGTCTTACAGCAGATTGTATAGATTTTTCAATAGATAGTGAAACAAATTTGTTATTGCAAAAAAGACCAGCCTTTGAGGATAGTGTGATTGCAACTATTACTTGTCCTGATAAACTACCACAGATGGCTACAGCCAATCCCTTGAGTTTTGAATTAAAAGAAAAAACTATAGATGAAATAGAAGTTGTTAATATTGACGATTTCTCTTTTAAAACAAAAGATAAAGTATCTGTCCTAGAGATAGAAAAAATTGGAGAAGAGACAATAGATGAAGAAGGAAAATCGAAAATTGTAGTTGGTATTGGAAGAGGAGTTAATAAAGATGATCTACAACAAATAAAACTACTTGTTAAGAAGCTTAATGCAAGGTTAGTTGCATCACGTGCTGTTGTGGATAATGGATTACTAGATTATAAATACCAAATTGGATTATCAGGGAAAGAAATTACATGTGAAACTTATATTGCATTTGGTATTTCTGGTATGATGCAGCATATGTCAGGATTAAAATCCTATAAAAATTTAATAGCTGTTAATACTGACGAGAGTGCTCGAATTATGTCTTTTGCTAATTATGGAATTTGTGATACTACTGAGAATGTAGTAAAACATATGCTTAACTATTTAGAAAATAGAAATTAG
- a CDS encoding acyl carrier protein has translation MDNNISYEEFENCIKFYLDCDDDQINKDTNLLKDLGIDSLSMFSVMLKVERKFNLKGKVKVNKKLYGATMGDMYNEIIRQLKND, from the coding sequence ATGGATAATAATATATCTTATGAAGAGTTTGAAAATTGTATTAAATTCTACTTGGATTGTGATGACGACCAAATAAATAAGGATACAAATTTATTGAAAGACTTGGGTATTGATTCACTAAGTATGTTTAGTGTTATGCTCAAAGTTGAAAGAAAATTTAATTTAAAGGGTAAAGTTAAGGTGAATAAAAAGTTATATGGTGCAACAATGGGAGACATGTACAATGAAATTATAAGACAATTAAAAAATGATTAG
- a CDS encoding 3-oxoacyl-ACP synthase III family protein, whose product MSISIAGIGYCIPEGTLDNKAIISRYIDKLSKNLNKEDKDFLEYSIERKLDFLQIKSRHYCKDYKKENSVTLAVDAAKNAIKKSNVPLEDIDLIICTGVTNPFKEPSFATVIAHMIGLKKGNAFDISDTCNGFMKSLELTDLYINNNLAKNVLVVACESGIEVLDNKSAILEIENIDEADYKVSSLFAGTSAVAAVYTKPVSSKKVLFYEEFRSFDEWDSSVSMSPKADIPPFSKMSKTSSVFWSDGRKIASKIISDMPNYIESVLKKHNIDKKNIKYVFSHQLGRNVTYSVLDSLGLDKDKMFPINTFTEYGNMGSCNIPIGIEFANEEGLLKPGDEFLLLSSACGLTFSVSYIVW is encoded by the coding sequence ATGAGTATATCAATTGCAGGAATTGGGTATTGTATACCAGAAGGAACACTGGACAATAAAGCTATAATTAGCAGATATATTGATAAATTAAGTAAAAATCTTAATAAAGAGGATAAAGATTTTTTAGAGTATAGTATTGAAAGAAAACTTGATTTTCTTCAAATTAAAAGCAGGCATTATTGTAAAGATTATAAGAAAGAAAATTCAGTTACATTAGCAGTAGATGCTGCAAAAAATGCAATAAAAAAGTCAAATGTACCTTTAGAAGATATTGATCTTATTATTTGTACTGGAGTTACTAATCCGTTTAAAGAGCCTAGCTTTGCCACTGTAATAGCTCATATGATAGGCTTAAAAAAAGGAAATGCTTTTGATATTTCAGATACTTGTAATGGTTTTATGAAATCATTAGAGTTAACTGATTTGTATATAAATAACAATTTAGCTAAAAACGTATTGGTAGTAGCTTGTGAAAGTGGAATTGAAGTACTAGATAATAAGAGTGCAATACTAGAAATTGAAAATATTGACGAGGCAGATTATAAAGTAAGCAGTCTTTTTGCAGGTACAAGTGCAGTTGCAGCAGTTTATACAAAGCCTGTAAGTAGCAAAAAGGTATTATTTTATGAGGAATTTAGAAGTTTCGACGAATGGGATAGTTCAGTTTCAATGTCTCCAAAAGCTGATATACCTCCGTTTTCTAAAATGTCTAAAACTTCAAGTGTATTTTGGAGTGATGGAAGAAAAATAGCATCAAAAATAATATCTGACATGCCTAATTATATAGAAAGTGTTTTGAAAAAACATAATATAGATAAAAAAAATATAAAGTATGTATTTAGTCATCAATTAGGAAGAAATGTTACATATTCTGTACTAGATTCACTTGGTTTAGATAAAGATAAAATGTTCCCAATTAATACGTTTACTGAATATGGAAATATGGGAAGCTGTAATATACCAATTGGAATAGAATTTGCAAACGAAGAGGGATTACTTAAACCTGGAGATGAGTTTTTATTATTAAGTAGTGCATGTGGTCTTACATTTTCAGTTTCATATATAGTGTGGTAA